ATGCCTTCAATTATAGTGAGCTACTACCATTTGCTTTTAAATTTACTAATATTTAGGTAATTGTTACATTTGAAATTTGTGGTATTATTACCATCCGACAGACAATTTCATAGAACTAAGCAacttttttttgaaataaatctTATTAATTCAAACCAAAGTTTCCAGAACTAATATCCAATGTGGAATGCTAAATTATTAGTACACGAACTTTAGAAGATATGacaataaattgaaaatttgaaatgaagTTATTTACTGTACCCTTCACCGCAATAAATATTGAGTCATTTAGGagtctaaatttatttttgaccaactttaaaatttataattaaaaaaatagtactataagtTGTAGTAATAAAAACTTGGGATTTGAATTTTTTCGATAGTGCTATAATCAGAGACCACATATTTATATCTCTTCATTTTCTtaccagaaaaaaaaagaaagaaagaaaacccCCCAAAAAACCAGACTTTCCAATGATGCCTCTGCTAACTCCGGCCGCAAACGGCGGCGGCGCGGTGCTCTCCTCCTCCCACCACTGCTCCCTCAAATCCGTCCACCCCGTCGCCCCCCTTTTCTCCAAACGACGCCCCTCTTTCTCAGCCTCCCGCGCCCTCAAACCCCTCACGCTCGCCAACGCCGCCGAGTCCTCCTCCGACGCCTCCGCCAAGCCCTTCACcgccacctcctcctcctcctcctccgcccctTTCGACGACCAGGGCTCCACTCCGAATCCCATCTCGCTCGTGGGCCAGGAAAATGTCCCCCTCGAAGGCGTTATTCAGTTCGAGAAGCCGGATTCCTCTTCTCGTCTCGCTAAATGGGGGTATTTACATTATTCAtctatctctctttctctctcactctatGTGTGAATGGGCTTGTGTTTTGCTGAAATTGGATTGCAAAATTGCAGTCTCGTGGCCTTGTTAGCTGGCGGCGATGTTGCAATGCTGTTGTTGTTTGCGGCAATTGGGAGGTCTAGCCATGGATTGCCTGTTTTCGATTTTGAAACCTTCAAAACAGCCGATCCTTTCATTGCTGGTGTGTTTTTCGCGCCCTAAATTTGTAAAGTTGAttcctttttcattttggtcttGTTTTGGTTTCTGTATGGGTATATGCTGAATTTGCTTTTGCTcgagcaatttatgcattt
This sequence is a window from Salvia splendens isolate huo1 chromosome 14, SspV2, whole genome shotgun sequence. Protein-coding genes within it:
- the LOC121763692 gene encoding uncharacterized protein LOC121763692 is translated as MMPLLTPAANGGGAVLSSSHHCSLKSVHPVAPLFSKRRPSFSASRALKPLTLANAAESSSDASAKPFTATSSSSSSAPFDDQGSTPNPISLVGQENVPLEGVIQFEKPDSSSRLAKWGLVALLAGGDVAMLLLFAAIGRSSHGLPVFDFETFKTADPFIAGWFLSAYFLGGFSKEGRGKNGLQSAVVAAAKSWSLGIPLGIIIRALSIGHPPPTNFMLVTMGSTAVLLIGWRALFFIIFPSDKGKKNDVYKRGSPFELFELLTSLVRRW